The nucleotide sequence ATTGCTGATGAATGGGACTATATAGACGGCAAAAATCTTATAGTATATCCCGGTGCCGTAATCTCTGGAACCTTGTATGATGAATCTGATAACGGACCGCCCCAGACAGGGCTTGAAGTACTCGTTCATAAAATTGAAAATAACGATCCCTGCACGCCTGAACTTGGCTGGCCGTTGTTGCATGCTGTAACATCTCAATTTGATTCATTTTATAATATAAATGGCGTGCCGATCGGAGATTATGTATTGAAAACTGATGATGTATCGGGAAGTTATGTGAGTGAGTTCTATACATCATCAGGAGGGACAACAGGCTGCGAAGGGGCCGAGATTCTTTCTATCACAGATTCGGGGGATATGCTGACCGGAAAAGATTTTTTTCTTGATAGCCTGCAAGCTACTCCAGTAATGTCGCCCATTTATCTGCTGTTGCTGAATAATCAACCGCCTGTCACAGGCTATTGATGGGGCAAGCAGAAAAGAAGCATAATGCTGTCATCGGGGCTGGCTTCGGCGATGAAGGTAAAGGGATGTTCACTGATTACCTTTGCCGGAATGCCGAACGGCCCCTGGTCATCCGGTTTTCAGGAGGGCAGCAGGCCGGGCATACGGTTGTCCATAAGGGTATCCGTCATGTGTTTTCCAATTTCGGTGCAGGTACCCTACAAGGGGCTCCCAGTTATTTTGCACGGTTCTGTACAATTGATCCCGTAGGGATTGTTAATGAGCTTGATGTACTTCTTGAAAAAGGAGTGGAGCCGTTGCTCTATATTGATGCGGAATGCCCGGTGACAACGCCCTATGATATTAGCTATAATCAGCAGCACCATCCCCACGGTAGTTGCGGCGTCGGCGTCGGTGCCACCATTAATAGAGAGGAGCATTTTTACTCCCTGACCTTTGCTGATCTCTTTTTCCCTTGGGTCTTGGAAACCCGCCTTAAGCTGATTAAAGATTTTTATCAAGGGCCAGCAGATATCGTACTGGAGGATTTCTTGCAGTGCTGCTCTGTGCTCACCAGATCACCTTGGCTTCGAATGAGCAGGGGGCTGCCCTCAGACCCGTTTAGCGACTATATCTATGAGGGCTCCCAAGGGCTTTTGCTCGACCAACATTACGGCTTTTTTCCCTATGTTACCCGCTCTGATACTGGGACCAAGAATATTCTCTCACTATGCGGCAAGAACACCCCTCAAGTATATCTGATCACCCGGGCCTATCAGGCCCGCCACGGCCTCGGGCCTATGTCCAATGAAAACCTTCCCCATAATATCAAAGAGAATCCCTTAGAGACCAATGTGCGCAATCGGTTCCAAGGAGAATTCAGACGGAGTCTGCTTGATCTTTCTTTACTTGAATACGCAATGCAGCGAGATCGTTTGCTTGTCGCTGATCCGGATAAATGCCTTGTGATTACCTGCCTGGATCATATCAGTAATGAATACCGATTTAGCCAGGATGGGGAGATTATTCATTGTGCGAGCGAGGATGATTTCGTTGCAAGAATAGCTGAGCAGCTGAAGATCAGGAAGGTGTACACGAGTGCTTCGGATGATTCTCAAACACTGGTTCGACGTATTTAACAGGGGTGCAGATCCACGGTAGCTACCATTTTGGGTCAAGATTATAGCTCAGTGCTTTGATTTTATAACTTCTGTCCTCTTTGACGAGGAAGAAGGTAAGGGTGCCGCTGTTCGACCTGATTCTGCCTAGATTATAGGTGAGCTGGACATGGAAACGGCCTGTCAGGGTAGCCCTTGCGCCTTCTTCTTGTATATCTGTGCCCTGGAGGTCAATGGTATAATCTATGGATTGGGTCGCCTTGAAAAGTTGCTTGTATTTGATACGCATCTTGGCAAAGGGCCTCCCGTTCTCCAGAGCACTGTCTGTAAAGAAAAGAGAAAATTTTTTGATATCTCTACTCATATAGGCTGCTGTATAGCTCTGAACAAATTTTCGGAGAGAGCCAAGGACCGACATACTCGGGTCATCCTTTTGGGCACCAGCTTCTGCCCCCTTTTTTTTCGAATTTTTTCGAATTTTTTTGAGGTTTGCTTTGACCACAGGAACCTTCTGGTAAGGTGCTTTGGAAAAGAGCGAGCTGGTCTCTTTCTGCCGTGGTGGCGGTTGATGCGCTCCTGCTGGAATCTCCTTTTGTGGTGTTTTGAGTGGGGTTTTGAAAGAACTTTCCTGGCTTAAAATGTCTGCAAAAGGTCTGTTATCCTCTTTCTTGGTTGGAACGGACATGTCTGTAACGGGCATATCTGTAACGCGCTCAGGTTCTTGGGCGGAACCTTGTTTCTTCTCCATGGGGTGGCGCGGGGCATTGGCAAGAGAGAGCGGTGATGTGAATCTTTCGGCATCAACCTTGTTCTTCATCTCTGGAATAAGGGACTGAACGTGGTTTATGCTTGCTGTCCTGACAGAAAGAGCTGGCAGATCTCCCTGAGAAATACGCGGAGGCGACAGATCTTCTGCTTCTTTTCCTACGGCCACAGTAGGGGCCTGTGGCTCTGACTCTATTTCCTTTCGTTGTACTTTTCGTTGTACATCAGCGTCCTCTGGGGAGTTCGCCTTATGAGCAGATGGTTGTATCGTGCCTACTGGCCTTGTGGCTTGCGCTGGAGCAGTCTCTTGAGGGGATGCTGTTTTTTTTGTGCTGATATTATGGAGCATGGCTCGTTTTTGATAGTGAATCGAAATGCTCACGATAACAAGGACGATAGCCGCACTGACGAGGGAAAAGAAATACAGGTACTTTTTTTTTCGCTGCTGCCGAGGGGGATTTTTTTTTCGGTACCTCCACGCTGAAGAAGAAGGAGGGGGATTATTTTGGCTCTGATTTTTGGCATCAGCACTGTTTAAAATGCGCTGGTAGGCCTTGGTTATTTCGATGAACTGCGTTGTATTGCTTTGGCCTGAGGTGTCAGGGTGGTATTGCAGACTGAGCCTTCTGAAGGCCTGCTTCACCTCTGCAATACTGGCTCCTGCTTGGAGGCCGAGGAGCTTGTGATCGTCACTAATGTCTTCTGGGGGCGAAAAAATGCTCTGAATATGTTGAAGCTCGCGCGCCAGGTGGGCCAACGATATATGATGTATCTGGCAACAAGCCTGAATTTTTTTCAGCTCTTTTTTGTTATTGCGGGCTATTTTCTTTTGTAGTGCAGAACAGGCTGCGGTGATTGCATCGTCTTCTGCAATAAAAAAAATGAGCTCCTCGGTGGAAGGACGCGAGGCTATTTTTTGGATAACGCGTTGTTCGGCCTGCATTATTGGAGTGTGTTATGAGGGGCGTTTTCGAGAGAGAGGTGAGTAAGCCAAAGGTCGCCGCTGATAAGGCTATCGATTTTTTGACTGGGAAGGCGGCGAAGGCGTATCTCTACCCCTTGACTGCATTCATCGGGGACTGTAAAGTCCAGTGCGAACGGCGTCCAGTCCTGATTTTCTTCCACCATCTCTGTTGTAAAACGCATGGAACAGTCTTCGCCAGAAGGTCTTCCTATGACCTCAAGAAAAGGGCGTTGATCAGTGGTCAGGTTCTTGCTGCGTATCTCTCCTGAGAGGGTGAAGCTTTGCCCGGATGACAAAGGAACAATCTGTTTTATATGGCGAAAATGAACATTTTCTTTTCCGTTGAAATGGATATGGAGGGCTGTTTTATCCACGTTCTGATTCAGCACCTCAACATCAATTTCATTATCAAGTAATCCCTGACTCCAAACCCGCCAGCCAAACCCGCTTTTAACGAGAGGAAAGGAGAATCTTCCGTTATAAAGGAGGGTATCGGACGGATAATATTTTTTCCAAATCAAAGCCGCATCGTCAACCTGGTGACTGTTGATCAGGAGGTTGATGTATTGAAGCACCTGGTTGTTGTCAAGCTGGGCGAAGTCCGTCATTGGCCAGAGGTAAGTGGCTGCAGCTGTATTTTTTTCCCGGATAGCATGGAGAAAGAGCAGGGTCTTGTTTTCACCTCCCATTTCCTTCACCAGTTCAGCCGGTTCTGGCCAGAGAAAAAAAGCAAAGTTAAGTATTTTTGTTCTCGTTTGGCCGCTGAGATACTCTTGTTGCAGCAGCCAAGAGAGATCAGCTTTGAGCATATCCTCGCGTCCGAGAAGATAGGCCAGCATTGCCTTTTCCCAGCGCCAGCGAAGAACGCCCTGCATCAGCTGGTCAAGATATTCGAGTATTTCGAGTGAGCGGCCCGGGTTTCCAACGTCGTTTTCCAACTCAGCCAAGGTGAGCCATGCTGGTATATAAACAGGATTGGCCTGTAAGGACTTTTGAAGCCATTCTTTGGCGTTTTCGTGATTCCCTTGGAGGATCTCCTCCTTGCCATACTCAACTAACAGCCGAGGTTTGCTTTGGTATTTTTTGATCGCCTTACTTGGAGAAATATTACTGTACGCTGTTTGGGCAACGAGGGCAATACGCAGCTGATAAAGTGCGATGATAATAAGGCTTAAAAAAAGAGTAACGCGTAGTAACGTAGAGCAGCGCATAACAGAAGAATACCTTTGCCTTGGACAAGAAAATAATCCGCATTCTTTCCTAAGAGGTGCTGATCACAGCACAGCTCATGGGATCTTAAAGGGGGCAATGAAGGGAGAGAGGACTACCCGTCATTGCGAGCTTCTCCATAGTTATAATCGTACTGGTATGCGTAATAACTGTACTTACTATATGCCCCATATCCTTTTTGTTTCCCTGTTTTGTTCACGATAGTACCAAGAATCTTGCCGTTAACATTGAGCACAGAGCGTCGGAAATGTTTAACACCATCGCGCGGGGTATCTCCTTCAACCGTAACGAGAATAAGTCCATCCACCATATTAGCTAACACCAGGATCTCTGCAAATCCTTGAAAAGGAGGGGCGTCAATAATAACATGGCTATAATGTTCGCTGACTGTTTTTAAGAGTTCGCGCATCCTGTTTGAGGCTATCAGCTCTGCCGGGTTTGGTGGAAGTGGTCCACTGGAGATATAATCTAACCCCTTATAGTCTGTTTTTTGGATAACTTCCTTCAAGGTACTTATTCCGCTGAGAACGCTGGAAAGCCCCTCGCCTTTTCTTTCCGCATCAAAGACTCTATGAAGACTGGGCTTTCTCAGGTCCACATCAATAATGAGGCAGTTATCGCCGCTCGAAAGGTAGGAGAGCGCTGTGTTCGTGGACAAAGAACTTTTACCAGCACCTGGCAGAATACTGGTCACAAGAATTGTTTTTGGCGGATGCTCTGCCGCCGAAAGATCAATTGAGGTGATCGCTGTACGAATTGATTCCGCAACAGGTGAGCGCGGATCGGTGTATGATTTCAAGGCCATATCCTTCCGTTTATTTACACACTCCTTGTCAAAAGGAATAAGCCCCAGCACAGGAATATGGAATCTTTCGATCAGTTCTTCAGGATTTTTAATAGTATCATCAAGATATTCTAGAAGAAAGGCAAGGCCTACACCGCAAAACAGGCCCAGCAAGAGGCCTAACAGTAAATTACGAGCGACTTTTGGACTGGAAGGATACAAGGGAACCCTGGAGCGGTCGACGATATTAATATTTGTAACAGCTGCGCCGAGGGTGGCCTCAATTTCTTTTGCTCGCTGCAAAAGGCTTTCATAGATCCCCTTATTGGTTTCTGTCTCCCGAAGAAGTATCTTATACTGGGTGGCTCTGTCGTTCAGTTCAATAGCCTTTTGTTTTTGCTCCTCTGCTTTCTCCTCCAAGTACTCTTGCTTTTTTCGTGCAGCTTCATAATCATTTTTTATTGATTCGATAATAAAATGTTTTTCTTCTCGAATCCGCTGCGTAATGTCATCTATTTTGGCCTTGAGCTGCTGCATCTTGGGATATGCAGGCTTAAAGGTGGTGGAAAGATCCTGATATTCTCCTGCCAGGAGGGAATGTTCCGCCTTAAGGTTTTTAATGAGATCGTCCTGGAGGATCTGCGGTAGATTTTGGTTGTCTTTGCTAATAGCCTGCTGGTAAAGGGATTCTTTACTAATACGCTCAGCACGGGACTTGGCCAAGGCGTCGTTGAGCTCCTCCAATTGGCGCATAATCAAATTGAGCTTTGGGTCCATTGAAACCAAACCGGCTTGGCGCGAAAAATTATTGAGTTCTTTTTCAGACTGTTCCAGCTTGATTTGAGCTGCCTGTATTTGTTTTTCCAGGAATTGAGCGGCATTTTCTGATGATTGCATATTTGTGTCCATGAGCATCTGGACAAATTCCTCCATAGCTGTGTTCACTATGTCGGCGGAAAGCTGAGGGTCGGGAGATTCTATGCTCAGCTGAATGAGCTCGCTATTGCGCACTGGAGAGATTTTAAGGCCATCTTGAAGTTTTTTTACAACGTCATCGGTAAGTAAGCGTTTTTTCCCTTCTGGAGTTAAATTTTCATCTGTCTCGGAGCTAAAGCGAATAAGGTTGCGGATTGAAGAGAGGGTGAGCTGCACAAGTGAAGCAAATGAGGCCCCCTCATCTTGTTCACTTTTAATTTCTTCATTAAAAAAAGGATTTGTTAAGAGGTTAAGCTTGTCGATGAGGCGTATGGACAGTTGTTCACTTTCCAGGAGATTGACTTGGGTTTGCTGGAACTCCATAGACTTGAGAACATTTGTCTGGATGTCTTCAAAGCTGGTGAGCTGGCCCTGTGAGGCTGAAGCCTTGAGAGTTCCCTTTCCTTGAAAAAGCGGGGTACTTGTCAGGGTGACGAGCGTTGTCGCGGAAAAAATAAAAAGGAGGCAGAGAAGAATAACCCATTTGCGGCGGATAATAACATCAAGGTAATCTCGTAAGTGGATTTCCTCATCCTGCATAGGAGCAACTGTTTCCTGGTAGTCGAGCGAGGGAAGATTCTGATTTCCTCTGGTAGAGCCGACGATTATTTGCCGTTCTAAGTCATTTAACTGTGGTTGGTTCATAGCAGTTATTCAACGGTTTCTAATAAAAACTAAAAATAGTTTTACAAATTGATAGGTAGAGTTATCTCTGTTTGCCCAGTAATAATTGATGAAGATTTGTATAGGATACTGCTTTTGTAGTTTTGCACCAAGATTTTTTTCATGAGTACGCTCATTGTTATTCTTTATATGAAAGTACCGGCTGGCTGCTCTCAGCCCGCTGGGATGGGAGTTTATACGAAAATGCCTGGACGACTCATCCAAGCCGCCCAGGCATTTTTCTTTTTTTGTTGGCCCGGCCGCCGGGTCGAGATGGGGGAGGCTTGCTGCTGACGACGTGTGAGGAAAGGCGGGTTCCATGCTGAAGCAGAATAAACAAGGTGGTAACATAGAGTAAATTAGCCGGTAGACGCCAGCCGAAGTCAACAATACCATGGGCAAGGAAACCGATAATTGCGGCACTTGAGACAAGGGAGACGATAGCTGGTGAAGGAAGTCTAGAGAGCTCTTTTCTTGTATAAGGCCATATCTTTTTTATTTGGAGAAAGAGGATAATAATAAGGGCGCAGAGAAAGAAAAGCGAAAGAGGAAGACCAAGTTCAATGGCAAATTCAAGATAGTCATTATGTGCCCTGTCAAAGGCGATATTTTCTGGGAATTGTTTCAGGTAGATAGCGGAAAGTAAAATATAAGAACCAATCCCTGTGCCAACGAGCTGGTGATCTTGAAGCATGGGAAGACTGGACAGCCATATGTTGAATCTGGTTTCTCCTCCCTGTTGAATAAGCATAAAACGGTCGAGTATAGATGTAAAGCCGATTATTGAACCGTAGGATAGAGTGATGAGTATAAAAAATCCAGAGAGAAGAAGCTTGTTTTTTGCGCTGACAGGAAGTCCAATAAGCAGTATTGAGAGGATAAGGAGCATGGAAAGAGTACCACCTCGCGATTGAGAAAACAGGACAGCCAGCATAATGATAGAGGCGAGAAAGAGAAACAAAAATCCTCGCAGGCGGTGGGTGCCAACATCGCTGGTGGCTGACTTTCTTTTGTTCCGCTTTTGTTTGTTTTTTTTAGGAGGGGCTTTGAAGAGGAGAAGCGCTGCCCCCACAGCAAGGGGCCAAATCATATTCAGAAGAGCGGCATATTGATTTTTGTAAATGATGGTCCCTCGAGCCATTCCTTTGAACTGTCGTATATCGTTGAGCCAGAGTACACCAAGGTGTGGGTTGGTCGCTTGCAGGAGACCGTATACTGCTTCCAGTATTCCAACCCCTATACAGGTAAATAGAATTTTCCTGAGAAATATTCGATCTGATTGAAGTAATTTTTTGAGACTAGCGGCATAAAGAAAGAGCCCTATAAGAAAGGATACCGTCAGTATCCCTGAAGATGGGTTATATCCGAGCGACGCATAGTGAATATTTGTCTCTGCCAGCTGATTGACGCTCTGTAAAAAGGAGGTACGTGCCGGTGAGAGGAGGCTGAGCCAGCTCATTGGCAGAGGGATACTAGAGAGGAGTATCCAAAGGACCAAGAAAAAAAACAGGACATGCCCGACAGAAAAAAGACGATGACGCGTGTAGTTTCTGGCGTTCAGAAGTAACCACCCTCCTAAAGTCAGGAGGGTGAATGCGGTGTATGCCCCTGTGACAAGAGGATGCACGGCCCCAAAAAGAAAAGGAATTGTTCCCAATAAAAAAAGGACGATGCACTGAGCAGTTTTTGGCAGTTTGAGTTTGTTGCTCACAGCCGCCTGTCAACAGATGGGTTGCGGTAATTAATTCCGGTTCCCATAAAACCAAGATCAAATCCTAGGCCTGTCGATAATAGCCCTGAAGTACTTGATTCTGCATAGACAACATCCTGATCTTGGAGCTTGATCTTGTCACCAAGCCCATCTTGCAGCTCACTGAAGCTCAGGCTGATAATATTACGCTTACCTTCTCCAGTATAGCGAATGAGCTTAATTTTGTCATTATCTGCATAGGCTGTCAGGCCTCCTGCTAAAACAATCGCCTCGGTTATGCTCATTTCCCCTTTCAGGGGGTAGGTCCCTGGATTTCTGACTGCACCATCTATAAAGCATTTTCCCGCCTCTGGAACAAATATGACATCACCGCCAGCTATGGCAACGTTATAGTTCATATCACCTCGCTTTATAAGCGCATCCAGGTCAATAATGTAGTTTTTTACTGCTCCGGTTTTGCGATCCTTTCGAGCTAGATAGGCTATTGATGCTGAATCCTCCGTGACCCCCTGGGCAACGGCAATAATGTCAAGTAAACGCCGGCCCGAAACATAATCATAGTTACCAGGCATAGTAAAAGAGCCAACAAGGGTTATTTGATCACTTATTTTTTCTTTTACAAAAACAGAAACATGAGGGTCTTTTAGGTATTTTTCCTGAAGAAGGAGCTCAATTTTTTCTTCCGCTTCTGCGGCTGTAAGGTTAAAGACTTCTACTTGGTCGAGAATAGGAAGACTGACATATCCTCTTGAACTCACTCTGGTTTCTGTGTTTAATTCCTCTGATTCAAGAACGTTGACCGTAATAAGGTCTCCTGGCCCCAGTTTGGATTCAGCGTCTTCCGGCGGAGCAGTGAGGACTGAATCAAACATATTTTGCTGAACAGTTCTACTTGCCAGCTGATCATCTTGTTGAGTGAATTCTTCAATGTTAACATTACTTTTAAACTGCTCGTTTGCGCATCCAGAGAGTATTAAAGTAAAAGTAAACAGAAGGCGCAGGATAAACTTTTTTTTGACCATTGTAATAAAAGGTGAAGGAAAACCCTTAGGTAACCTGTTGGTTGTGAATGTGATTGGGTGTTTTTTACAAGGAACGAGAGGATAGGCCCCCTCTGGGGCAGCCTATCCGGGATAAGGC is from Candidatus Electrothrix sp. GW3-4 and encodes:
- a CDS encoding adenylosuccinate synthetase, giving the protein MGQAEKKHNAVIGAGFGDEGKGMFTDYLCRNAERPLVIRFSGGQQAGHTVVHKGIRHVFSNFGAGTLQGAPSYFARFCTIDPVGIVNELDVLLEKGVEPLLYIDAECPVTTPYDISYNQQHHPHGSCGVGVGATINREEHFYSLTFADLFFPWVLETRLKLIKDFYQGPADIVLEDFLQCCSVLTRSPWLRMSRGLPSDPFSDYIYEGSQGLLLDQHYGFFPYVTRSDTGTKNILSLCGKNTPQVYLITRAYQARHGLGPMSNENLPHNIKENPLETNVRNRFQGEFRRSLLDLSLLEYAMQRDRLLVADPDKCLVITCLDHISNEYRFSQDGEIIHCASEDDFVARIAEQLKIRKVYTSASDDSQTLVRRI
- a CDS encoding DnaJ domain-containing protein, coding for MQAEQRVIQKIASRPSTEELIFFIAEDDAITAACSALQKKIARNNKKELKKIQACCQIHHISLAHLARELQHIQSIFSPPEDISDDHKLLGLQAGASIAEVKQAFRRLSLQYHPDTSGQSNTTQFIEITKAYQRILNSADAKNQSQNNPPPSSSAWRYRKKNPPRQQRKKKYLYFFSLVSAAIVLVIVSISIHYQKRAMLHNISTKKTASPQETAPAQATRPVGTIQPSAHKANSPEDADVQRKVQRKEIESEPQAPTVAVGKEAEDLSPPRISQGDLPALSVRTASINHVQSLIPEMKNKVDAERFTSPLSLANAPRHPMEKKQGSAQEPERVTDMPVTDMSVPTKKEDNRPFADILSQESSFKTPLKTPQKEIPAGAHQPPPRQKETSSLFSKAPYQKVPVVKANLKKIRKNSKKKGAEAGAQKDDPSMSVLGSLRKFVQSYTAAYMSRDIKKFSLFFTDSALENGRPFAKMRIKYKQLFKATQSIDYTIDLQGTDIQEEGARATLTGRFHVQLTYNLGRIRSNSGTLTFFLVKEDRSYKIKALSYNLDPKW
- a CDS encoding polysaccharide biosynthesis tyrosine autokinase, which encodes MNQPQLNDLERQIIVGSTRGNQNLPSLDYQETVAPMQDEEIHLRDYLDVIIRRKWVILLCLLFIFSATTLVTLTSTPLFQGKGTLKASASQGQLTSFEDIQTNVLKSMEFQQTQVNLLESEQLSIRLIDKLNLLTNPFFNEEIKSEQDEGASFASLVQLTLSSIRNLIRFSSETDENLTPEGKKRLLTDDVVKKLQDGLKISPVRNSELIQLSIESPDPQLSADIVNTAMEEFVQMLMDTNMQSSENAAQFLEKQIQAAQIKLEQSEKELNNFSRQAGLVSMDPKLNLIMRQLEELNDALAKSRAERISKESLYQQAISKDNQNLPQILQDDLIKNLKAEHSLLAGEYQDLSTTFKPAYPKMQQLKAKIDDITQRIREEKHFIIESIKNDYEAARKKQEYLEEKAEEQKQKAIELNDRATQYKILLRETETNKGIYESLLQRAKEIEATLGAAVTNINIVDRSRVPLYPSSPKVARNLLLGLLLGLFCGVGLAFLLEYLDDTIKNPEELIERFHIPVLGLIPFDKECVNKRKDMALKSYTDPRSPVAESIRTAITSIDLSAAEHPPKTILVTSILPGAGKSSLSTNTALSYLSSGDNCLIIDVDLRKPSLHRVFDAERKGEGLSSVLSGISTLKEVIQKTDYKGLDYISSGPLPPNPAELIASNRMRELLKTVSEHYSHVIIDAPPFQGFAEILVLANMVDGLILVTVEGDTPRDGVKHFRRSVLNVNGKILGTIVNKTGKQKGYGAYSKYSYYAYQYDYNYGEARNDG
- a CDS encoding O-antigen ligase family protein; its protein translation is MSWLSLLSPARTSFLQSVNQLAETNIHYASLGYNPSSGILTVSFLIGLFLYAASLKKLLQSDRIFLRKILFTCIGVGILEAVYGLLQATNPHLGVLWLNDIRQFKGMARGTIIYKNQYAALLNMIWPLAVGAALLLFKAPPKKNKQKRNKRKSATSDVGTHRLRGFLFLFLASIIMLAVLFSQSRGGTLSMLLILSILLIGLPVSAKNKLLLSGFFILITLSYGSIIGFTSILDRFMLIQQGGETRFNIWLSSLPMLQDHQLVGTGIGSYILLSAIYLKQFPENIAFDRAHNDYLEFAIELGLPLSLFFLCALIIILFLQIKKIWPYTRKELSRLPSPAIVSLVSSAAIIGFLAHGIVDFGWRLPANLLYVTTLFILLQHGTRLSSHVVSSKPPPSRPGGRANKKRKMPGRLG
- a CDS encoding polysaccharide biosynthesis/export family protein, with the protein product MVKKKFILRLLFTFTLILSGCANEQFKSNVNIEEFTQQDDQLASRTVQQNMFDSVLTAPPEDAESKLGPGDLITVNVLESEELNTETRVSSRGYVSLPILDQVEVFNLTAAEAEEKIELLLQEKYLKDPHVSVFVKEKISDQITLVGSFTMPGNYDYVSGRRLLDIIAVAQGVTEDSASIAYLARKDRKTGAVKNYIIDLDALIKRGDMNYNVAIAGGDVIFVPEAGKCFIDGAVRNPGTYPLKGEMSITEAIVLAGGLTAYADNDKIKLIRYTGEGKRNIISLSFSELQDGLGDKIKLQDQDVVYAESSTSGLLSTGLGFDLGFMGTGINYRNPSVDRRL